A single Corallococcus exiguus DNA region contains:
- a CDS encoding class I SAM-dependent methyltransferase, with translation MPSDLLEISDLIVDYDVATLQPRPVSREAVVARLMANGQRSAARFVQRLPASNDTLDFEACSLALLRSHIELQRLSEEFLQADRIRCVLLPLLQALRDSGVKPPLRIVDVGCGLGYAVRSLAAHGRLGRDVEIIGCDMNVTLIENARRLAEEESLSCELRVANAFQLEQPGHIYISTGVLHHFRGNDLSAFFAGQRQGHAFVHYDIQHSVLSPWGSWMFHQARMREPLARHDGVVSARRAHPTQTLLSAARAATGFTCASLDGARNLLGAMLRPMSATVGTRAELWEPLQRHLGPLRARLGPTS, from the coding sequence ATGCCCTCCGACCTGCTCGAAATCTCCGACCTCATCGTCGACTACGACGTCGCGACGCTCCAGCCCCGGCCGGTGTCGCGCGAAGCCGTCGTGGCGCGGCTGATGGCCAACGGGCAGCGGTCCGCCGCGCGGTTCGTGCAGCGGCTTCCCGCGTCCAACGACACGCTCGACTTCGAGGCCTGCAGCCTGGCCCTCCTGCGCTCCCACATCGAGCTGCAGCGGCTGAGCGAGGAGTTCCTTCAGGCGGACCGCATCCGCTGCGTACTGCTGCCCCTGTTGCAGGCGCTGCGCGACTCCGGCGTGAAGCCTCCGCTGCGCATCGTCGATGTCGGCTGCGGGCTTGGCTACGCCGTCCGCTCGCTCGCGGCGCATGGGCGGCTGGGACGCGACGTTGAAATCATCGGCTGTGACATGAATGTGACGCTGATTGAGAACGCCCGGCGGCTCGCGGAAGAGGAATCCCTCTCATGCGAGCTCCGGGTCGCGAACGCGTTCCAGTTGGAGCAGCCCGGCCACATCTACATCTCCACGGGCGTCCTGCATCACTTTCGCGGCAACGACCTGAGCGCGTTCTTCGCCGGCCAGCGGCAGGGGCACGCCTTCGTGCACTACGACATCCAGCACTCGGTGCTCTCGCCCTGGGGCTCGTGGATGTTCCACCAGGCCCGCATGCGGGAGCCGCTCGCGCGCCACGATGGCGTGGTCTCCGCGCGGCGCGCCCATCCCACGCAGACCCTGCTGTCGGCGGCCAGGGCGGCCACGGGGTTCACCTGCGCGTCCCTGGACGGGGCCCGGAACCTCCTCGGCGCCATGCTCCGGCCCATGAGCGCCACGGTGGGAACGCGCGCGGAGCTGTGGGAACCGCTCCAGCGCCACCTGGGCCCGCTGCGCGCACGGCTGGGACCTACTTCATGA
- a CDS encoding DUF1611 domain-containing protein: MNTRLTLILNTHMPQVLGEGSLFDEPENWLFEALTETYIPLFRMLERWDSQRFAGTLVMSFTPCLFEQLVACEERYTGYLQLLKRIATRELERTSRLELYNRYEKFPQSLSDESLARVHRTAGMYLRRVEDSLAFLRQHSLRDVFASLGRSRASNVQLWTSTPQHNFLPFFQPAVADRLVARGVESFQDLFGREPDGLWLPECAFQPGLERVLTRHGIRRTALSLTGIGASQAQDPSGVFRHEDLEVMVHDYRIGLYLWKSPESTFPAHPVYREFFRDVGFDVRPEYFEEMGVPVPANKRGHVWTGLKYQAVTGQKVDLGQKALYDVDAARTQVKQHVREFWELLDSRRSLVQDGQTFVLAFDTELFGHWWHEGIEWLEGVMQPAAPVEIQAATPPPAPPSLPRLYYSTWGRDFYSEHWLTPGNAWMYALIKLVEAQLPEPVDAETRETWRRFEVFSGSDLLFMIPDPTQRDRARALFLARYADVVSRLKDFSSELLTSFPVDPFKCVLIQVSKADGQEPPPFLLRRLSLEGVNTGARRELTLDAEVLEVAGLRVAFQYFLLHPQGRYALRVEGSEREHVFQMPDYGVPLLIAPDTRTYPKYDPEVLYQKLGEIWEGDQRLPLKMNPTLRSRHMYTRAQVMEVLAGKRTAVFKYNKEGYALLRFRDRSPAPACVVFDDTVTLSDAGTYIQAGELSVPVVNDPAAIASHDFDAVVFTCSLNFETEVPHVRALLEVATRRRLPVVSLYDDILYYDLFDGLEPDPHLFFRVAVPEQDALAKPGPEDYGPRNLLGVFGTDTVQGKFTTQVYLREALAKHVRVRHHATEPTGILLGSDTGYSRVLRVEPPQRLAFERRIMQELANDCDVVITGGQNGLLYVPQGMDKRANASTLIYETFLPRLVVLTVAVDTKPEDVIATREYLELLAREHNVPCTVVGLAMMGGRKLLGSRWTETWFLGVRDEVLEEARRKMEQHTGLRVHAIPEEVDALARSVLTHL; encoded by the coding sequence ATGAACACGCGCCTTACCCTGATCCTCAACACCCACATGCCGCAGGTGTTGGGCGAGGGGTCCCTCTTCGATGAGCCGGAGAACTGGCTCTTCGAAGCGCTGACGGAGACGTACATCCCGCTGTTCCGGATGTTGGAGCGCTGGGACTCCCAGCGCTTCGCCGGCACGCTGGTGATGTCCTTCACCCCGTGCCTCTTCGAGCAGCTCGTCGCCTGCGAGGAGCGCTACACCGGCTACCTCCAGCTGCTGAAGCGCATCGCCACGCGCGAGCTGGAGCGCACGTCGCGGTTGGAGCTCTACAACCGCTACGAGAAGTTCCCCCAATCCCTGTCGGACGAATCGCTCGCACGGGTCCACCGCACCGCGGGCATGTACCTGCGCCGCGTGGAGGACAGCCTCGCGTTCCTGCGCCAGCACAGCCTGCGGGACGTGTTCGCCTCGCTGGGGCGCTCGCGGGCGTCCAACGTGCAGCTGTGGACCTCCACGCCGCAGCACAACTTCCTGCCCTTCTTCCAGCCCGCCGTCGCGGACCGGCTGGTGGCGCGAGGCGTGGAGTCCTTCCAGGACCTCTTCGGCCGCGAGCCGGACGGCCTCTGGCTGCCCGAGTGCGCCTTCCAGCCGGGCCTGGAGCGCGTGCTCACGCGCCATGGCATCCGCCGCACCGCGCTCAGCCTGACAGGCATTGGCGCGTCCCAGGCCCAGGACCCCAGCGGCGTGTTCCGCCACGAGGACCTGGAGGTGATGGTCCACGACTACCGCATCGGGCTGTACCTGTGGAAGTCGCCCGAGTCCACGTTCCCCGCGCACCCGGTGTACCGCGAGTTCTTCCGGGACGTGGGCTTCGACGTGCGGCCTGAATACTTCGAGGAGATGGGCGTGCCCGTGCCCGCGAACAAGCGGGGGCACGTGTGGACGGGCCTCAAGTACCAGGCGGTGACGGGACAGAAGGTCGACCTGGGCCAGAAGGCCCTCTACGACGTGGACGCGGCCCGCACCCAGGTGAAGCAGCACGTGCGCGAGTTCTGGGAGCTGTTGGACTCGCGCCGCTCGCTCGTCCAGGACGGGCAGACGTTCGTGCTCGCGTTCGACACGGAGCTGTTCGGCCACTGGTGGCACGAAGGCATCGAGTGGCTGGAGGGCGTCATGCAGCCCGCCGCGCCCGTCGAAATCCAGGCCGCCACGCCACCGCCCGCGCCGCCGTCGCTGCCCCGGCTCTACTATTCGACGTGGGGGCGCGACTTCTACAGCGAGCACTGGCTGACGCCGGGCAACGCGTGGATGTACGCGCTCATCAAGCTGGTGGAGGCGCAGCTGCCGGAGCCGGTGGACGCGGAGACGCGCGAGACGTGGCGCCGCTTCGAGGTCTTCAGCGGCAGCGACCTGCTCTTCATGATTCCGGATCCGACGCAGCGGGACCGGGCGAGGGCGCTGTTCCTCGCGCGTTACGCGGACGTCGTGTCGCGGCTGAAGGACTTCTCCTCCGAGCTGCTCACGTCCTTCCCGGTGGACCCCTTCAAGTGCGTGCTCATCCAGGTGAGCAAGGCCGACGGGCAGGAGCCGCCGCCGTTCCTGCTGCGCCGGCTGTCGCTGGAGGGCGTGAACACCGGGGCGCGCCGGGAGCTGACGCTGGACGCGGAGGTGCTGGAGGTCGCGGGCCTGCGCGTCGCGTTCCAGTACTTCCTGTTGCACCCGCAGGGCCGCTACGCGCTGCGCGTGGAGGGCTCCGAGCGCGAGCACGTCTTCCAGATGCCGGACTACGGCGTGCCGCTGCTCATCGCGCCAGACACCCGCACCTATCCCAAGTACGACCCGGAGGTGCTGTACCAGAAGCTGGGTGAAATCTGGGAGGGCGACCAGCGGCTGCCGCTCAAGATGAACCCCACGCTGCGCAGCCGTCACATGTACACGCGCGCGCAGGTGATGGAGGTCCTCGCGGGCAAGCGGACCGCCGTCTTCAAGTACAACAAGGAAGGCTACGCGCTGCTGCGCTTCCGCGACCGGAGCCCGGCCCCGGCGTGCGTCGTCTTCGACGACACGGTGACGCTCAGCGACGCGGGCACGTACATCCAGGCGGGTGAGCTGTCCGTGCCCGTGGTGAACGACCCGGCGGCCATCGCGAGCCATGACTTCGACGCGGTGGTCTTCACCTGCTCGCTCAACTTCGAGACGGAGGTCCCGCACGTCCGCGCGCTGCTGGAGGTGGCCACGCGCAGGCGGCTGCCGGTGGTGTCGCTGTACGACGACATCCTCTATTACGACCTCTTCGACGGGCTGGAGCCGGACCCCCACCTCTTCTTCCGCGTGGCGGTGCCGGAGCAGGACGCGCTCGCGAAGCCGGGCCCGGAGGACTACGGGCCGCGCAATTTGCTGGGCGTCTTCGGCACGGACACGGTGCAGGGCAAGTTCACCACGCAGGTCTACCTGCGTGAGGCGCTGGCGAAGCACGTGCGCGTGCGCCACCACGCCACGGAGCCCACGGGCATCCTGCTGGGCTCCGACACGGGCTACTCGCGCGTGCTGCGTGTGGAGCCCCCGCAGCGGCTGGCGTTCGAGCGGCGGATCATGCAGGAGCTCGCGAACGACTGCGACGTGGTCATCACCGGTGGGCAGAACGGCCTGCTCTACGTGCCGCAGGGCATGGACAAACGGGCCAACGCCTCCACGCTCATCTACGAGACGTTCCTGCCGCGCCTGGTGGTGCTGACCGTGGCGGTGGATACGAAGCCGGAAGACGTCATCGCTACGCGCGAATATCTGGAGCTGCTGGCCCGCGAGCACAACGTGCCTTGCACGGTGGTGGGCCTGGCGATGATGGGCGGGCGAAAGCTTTTGGGCAGCCGCTGGACGGAGACGTGGTTCCTGGGCGTCCGGGACGAGGTGCTGGAGGAGGCGCGGCGGAAGATGGAGCAGCACACCGGCCTGCGCGTCCACGCCATTCCGGAGGAAGTGGACGCGCTGGCGCGGAGCGTGCTCACGCACCTGTGA
- a CDS encoding ABC transporter ATP-binding protein yields the protein MQEEGAPGLRQSARYLAALLRLLRPAWGSLLRSALLGPVITGLLLIPPFLTRLLFDHVSSPRDLGLLHVLVLSILAASVAAALVESLFGYYSAYLTVKLESSATLYLFNHLQHLPDRFFSRRQVGELTSRFDDAKAGMALVLGLIRLVFSQLTFLVVIPFTLASLHWELALAAVATLPFVVAVPLVIGRAMGMAWQEVMGVHGALQALQVETLRQSRTTKVLAMEPFIYQRAAGLMRSVLRAHLRAHGVEGLMRLFERTVEAAQTALFTWLGWRLIIQGKLTLGGFVAFVAYAAYLRGPVIEAIGFVTGLQQRGVHLRRFFEYLHEAPEQDPARSLTPPAPLTQRLSGGVELEDVSFGYLPGQDVLREVSARIRPGAVVTIVGSSGSGKTTLARMLTRLEEPGRGRVLFDGKDARTLELSDLRRQLAVVWQDVELYHGTVRDNLTLGLPAVSEEDLRQAVRLCALESVLAALPQGFDTPVAEAGASLSGGQRQRLALARAVLRDAPVLLLDEATSQLDVETESAIVRALLARARERGQTVVFITHRLANAPLADEVWMLAGGRLVGQGPHTELLARCAPYQRLFRAGMGEADAA from the coding sequence ATGCAGGAAGAAGGAGCTCCCGGGCTGCGGCAGTCGGCGCGCTATCTCGCCGCGCTGCTGCGGCTCCTGCGTCCCGCGTGGGGCTCGCTCTTGAGGAGCGCGCTCCTGGGCCCGGTCATCACCGGGCTCTTGCTCATTCCGCCTTTCCTCACCCGGCTGTTGTTCGACCACGTGTCGTCCCCTCGGGACCTGGGGCTTCTGCACGTGCTGGTGCTGAGCATCCTCGCCGCGTCGGTGGCGGCGGCGCTCGTGGAGTCACTGTTCGGCTACTACTCCGCGTACCTCACGGTGAAGCTGGAGAGCTCCGCCACGCTCTATCTCTTCAACCACCTGCAGCACCTGCCGGACCGCTTCTTCTCCCGGCGTCAGGTGGGTGAGCTCACCAGCCGCTTCGACGACGCGAAGGCTGGCATGGCCCTGGTGCTGGGGTTGATCCGGCTCGTCTTCTCGCAGCTCACCTTCCTGGTCGTCATCCCCTTCACCCTGGCGTCGCTGCACTGGGAGCTGGCGCTGGCCGCCGTGGCCACGCTGCCCTTCGTGGTGGCGGTGCCGCTCGTCATCGGCCGCGCCATGGGGATGGCCTGGCAGGAGGTGATGGGCGTGCACGGCGCCCTCCAGGCGCTCCAGGTGGAGACGCTGCGGCAGAGCCGCACGACGAAGGTGCTGGCGATGGAGCCGTTCATCTACCAGCGCGCGGCGGGGCTGATGCGGTCCGTGCTGCGGGCGCACCTGCGGGCCCACGGAGTGGAGGGGCTGATGCGGCTGTTCGAGCGCACGGTCGAGGCCGCGCAGACGGCGCTGTTCACCTGGCTGGGTTGGCGGCTCATCATCCAGGGGAAGCTGACGCTGGGCGGCTTCGTGGCCTTCGTGGCGTATGCCGCGTACCTGCGCGGGCCGGTCATCGAGGCCATCGGCTTCGTCACCGGCCTGCAGCAGCGAGGGGTCCACCTGCGCCGCTTCTTCGAGTACCTGCACGAGGCGCCGGAGCAGGACCCGGCCCGCTCGCTGACGCCGCCGGCTCCGCTGACCCAGCGGCTCTCTGGCGGGGTGGAGCTGGAGGACGTGTCCTTCGGCTACCTGCCCGGACAGGACGTGCTGCGCGAGGTGAGCGCGCGCATCCGGCCCGGCGCGGTGGTGACCATCGTCGGCTCCAGCGGCTCCGGGAAGACGACGCTCGCGAGGATGCTGACGCGGCTGGAGGAGCCGGGCCGGGGGCGCGTGCTGTTCGACGGGAAGGACGCGCGGACGCTGGAGCTGTCCGACCTGCGCCGGCAGCTCGCGGTGGTGTGGCAGGACGTGGAGCTGTACCACGGCACCGTGCGCGACAACCTCACCCTGGGGCTCCCCGCCGTGAGCGAGGAGGACCTGCGGCAGGCCGTGCGGCTGTGCGCGCTGGAGTCCGTCCTCGCCGCGCTGCCGCAGGGCTTCGACACGCCGGTGGCAGAGGCGGGCGCGAGCCTCTCCGGCGGACAGCGGCAGCGGCTGGCGCTGGCCCGGGCGGTGCTCCGCGACGCGCCCGTGCTGTTGTTGGACGAAGCCACCTCGCAGCTCGACGTGGAGACGGAGTCCGCCATCGTGCGGGCTCTGCTCGCGCGGGCCCGGGAGCGCGGACAGACGGTGGTGTTCATCACGCACCGGCTGGCCAACGCGCCCCTGGCCGACGAGGTGTGGATGCTCGCGGGAGGCCGGCTGGTGGGACAGGGGCCGCACACGGAGCTGCTCGCGCGCTGCGCGCCGTATCAGCGGCTGTTCCGTGCGGGCATGGGCGAGGCGGACGCCGCCTGA
- a CDS encoding S8/S53 family peptidase — protein MKKVGIIDSGVEVAFLREHAMHLAGAATFSLDLDAQVLEARAYEREELEAWRDGTGTLDLEDTHGHGTAVLSILYDQVRPWPDVEVYVARVLDQNIRGHSLCLVEAMGWMLDEVGVDVLNLSLGTTHRALEASMREVTNRAAARGAIIASSAGGMPTLPAQLESVVSVGDPALMERVGTDVKVDHVVKEREVKLYMGGHWMQVPMTTSFACAVAVAEVLREGPPPGWRRKPG, from the coding sequence GTGAAGAAGGTGGGCATCATCGACAGCGGCGTGGAGGTGGCCTTCCTGCGCGAGCACGCGATGCACCTCGCGGGAGCGGCCACCTTCTCGCTCGACCTGGACGCGCAGGTGCTGGAGGCGCGCGCCTACGAACGGGAGGAGCTGGAGGCGTGGCGGGACGGCACGGGCACGCTGGACCTGGAGGACACGCACGGGCACGGCACGGCCGTCCTGAGCATCCTCTACGACCAGGTCCGTCCCTGGCCGGACGTGGAGGTCTACGTCGCCCGCGTCCTCGACCAGAACATCCGAGGACACTCGCTGTGCCTGGTGGAGGCGATGGGGTGGATGCTCGATGAGGTGGGCGTGGACGTGCTCAACCTGAGCCTGGGCACGACCCACCGCGCGCTGGAGGCATCCATGCGGGAGGTCACGAACCGCGCGGCGGCACGGGGTGCCATCATCGCCTCCTCCGCGGGCGGCATGCCCACCCTGCCCGCGCAGCTTGAATCCGTGGTGTCCGTGGGCGACCCCGCCCTCATGGAGCGCGTGGGCACGGACGTGAAGGTGGACCACGTCGTGAAGGAGCGGGAGGTGAAGCTCTACATGGGCGGCCACTGGATGCAGGTGCCCATGACGACCAGCTTCGCCTGCGCGGTGGCGGTGGCCGAGGTGCTGCGCGAGGGACCGCCTCCGGGCTGGCGGCGCAAGCCCGGCTGA
- a CDS encoding carboxypeptidase regulatory-like domain-containing protein, translating to MRRWLIGGVAVLVACGLVLFWALRSGGPDAPEGTADATLTRKRPANPVPTPERSDPVEKLPAARSPSEADGVLDVEVLSDGKPSLGTTVRLYARGARASTWTLMGSGVTDPQGHVRLASGPGRYLVAVRAPGRTPLLHDVSRPLGESRTALRISLEPAQSLAGRTVVRGTNEPLPLVEIVLTAHAHDLETWQRPDAPDDERVYATSDERGNFRIDGLTPGTYKLEARAPGYARLVLGRLLIPTEGPLTLALRLASVIEGFVVDSKGLPAADAEVRVGGSASQVVTTGAQGGFSVEVEPGSHLLSARRGEESGALDLPVLCAAGRTVRDVSIQLGPGAVLEGRVVEALSRKPVEGARVDVSRSGGDADPGVAVSDAEGHFLVRGLAPGGYDAKVTASGYSPAMRRGLTVRQGERFPVELQLSGTGAVEGQVRDRNGAPVAAARISGVNGWSRGMELSSIEARTNADGHYRLEGIATGILSLSASQDGTTAGIRQTVSVEENRTARADFTLDGTGTLEGRVRAARGDLSEGQLEVTAMADRQPGATGMTLGSTAVGADGVFRMTLPAGAYTATLAARGRFVQGKQEQVRVEAGRTAQVEFIWEEPPEERAYRGVVLEPDGSPSPHAFITLTAAEGKGVPLSMTPTDVEGRFTVSFRPGFTHPDRALLVARNGGRSSEPVPITLEKEVVVRLRPSAFLRGRVVRKGEPVRGFTLSLRLQKGYLPNGEGPFEFSGDRFELRDVPPDPVKLTARTVDGSIGETTASPSTGAVLEVDIPLEASGTVRGRVVDAATKTPVSGAFVFIEGEEPLMEHISNAEGRFSLGGVRAGERVLLILGGPSQGRLRRPLKMKDGDVLDLGDVAMEVTPPTQDASAP from the coding sequence ATGCGCAGGTGGCTCATCGGTGGAGTGGCGGTCCTGGTCGCGTGCGGCCTCGTGCTGTTCTGGGCGCTGCGTTCAGGAGGACCGGACGCGCCGGAGGGCACCGCGGACGCCACGCTTACGCGGAAGCGCCCCGCGAACCCCGTGCCCACACCGGAGCGCTCCGACCCTGTGGAGAAACTCCCGGCGGCGCGGTCCCCGAGCGAAGCGGATGGCGTCCTGGACGTGGAGGTGCTGTCCGATGGAAAGCCTTCACTCGGAACCACCGTGCGGCTCTACGCACGGGGGGCGCGGGCGTCCACCTGGACGCTGATGGGCTCTGGGGTCACGGATCCGCAAGGCCACGTCCGGCTTGCCTCCGGGCCCGGGCGCTATCTCGTGGCGGTGCGCGCTCCGGGCCGGACCCCTCTGCTGCATGACGTGTCCCGCCCGCTCGGCGAGTCGCGCACGGCGCTGCGGATCTCCCTGGAGCCCGCGCAATCACTCGCGGGCCGCACGGTGGTGCGCGGAACGAATGAACCGTTACCGCTCGTGGAGATCGTCCTCACGGCGCACGCCCATGACCTGGAGACCTGGCAGCGCCCGGATGCTCCCGACGACGAGCGCGTCTATGCCACGAGCGACGAGCGGGGGAACTTCCGCATCGACGGACTCACCCCGGGCACCTACAAGCTGGAGGCCCGCGCCCCCGGCTACGCGCGCCTGGTGCTGGGCCGTCTGCTCATCCCCACGGAAGGCCCGCTGACGTTGGCGCTCCGGCTGGCGAGCGTCATCGAGGGCTTCGTCGTGGACTCGAAGGGCCTGCCGGCCGCGGACGCCGAGGTGCGGGTCGGCGGCAGCGCCTCGCAGGTGGTGACGACGGGCGCGCAGGGCGGCTTCTCCGTGGAGGTGGAGCCCGGCTCCCATCTCCTGTCCGCGCGGCGCGGCGAGGAGTCCGGCGCGCTTGACCTGCCAGTGCTCTGCGCAGCGGGCCGCACCGTGCGCGACGTGAGCATCCAGCTGGGACCGGGCGCGGTGCTGGAGGGCCGCGTCGTCGAGGCGCTTTCGCGCAAGCCGGTGGAGGGAGCGCGCGTCGACGTCAGCCGCTCCGGCGGGGACGCGGACCCCGGCGTCGCCGTGTCGGACGCGGAGGGGCACTTCCTCGTGCGGGGGCTTGCCCCCGGCGGCTACGACGCGAAGGTCACGGCCTCGGGCTACTCGCCCGCCATGCGCCGGGGCCTGACGGTCAGGCAGGGCGAACGCTTTCCCGTGGAACTTCAGCTCTCGGGCACCGGCGCGGTGGAGGGCCAGGTGCGAGACCGGAACGGAGCGCCGGTGGCCGCGGCCCGGATCTCCGGCGTCAACGGCTGGAGCCGGGGAATGGAATTGAGCTCCATCGAGGCCCGCACGAACGCGGACGGCCACTACCGGCTCGAGGGAATCGCCACGGGCATCCTGTCCCTCTCCGCGAGCCAGGATGGGACGACGGCGGGCATCCGCCAGACCGTCTCCGTGGAGGAGAACCGCACGGCCCGGGCGGACTTCACCCTGGATGGCACGGGGACCCTCGAGGGCAGGGTGCGCGCGGCCCGTGGAGACCTCTCGGAGGGTCAGCTGGAGGTGACGGCCATGGCGGACAGGCAGCCGGGGGCCACTGGGATGACCCTCGGCAGTACCGCCGTGGGCGCGGACGGGGTCTTCCGGATGACCCTTCCCGCCGGCGCCTACACGGCCACGCTCGCGGCGCGCGGTCGTTTCGTTCAGGGCAAGCAGGAGCAGGTGCGCGTGGAGGCGGGACGGACGGCCCAGGTCGAGTTCATCTGGGAGGAACCGCCCGAGGAGCGCGCGTACCGGGGTGTCGTCCTGGAGCCGGATGGCTCGCCGTCGCCCCACGCCTTCATCACCCTCACGGCCGCGGAAGGAAAGGGCGTCCCCCTGTCGATGACACCCACGGATGTGGAGGGGCGCTTCACTGTTTCCTTCCGACCGGGGTTCACCCACCCGGACCGCGCGCTGTTGGTCGCGCGCAATGGAGGACGATCGAGCGAGCCCGTGCCCATCACCCTCGAAAAGGAGGTGGTGGTGCGGCTGAGGCCTTCGGCCTTCCTTCGCGGCCGCGTGGTGCGCAAGGGAGAGCCCGTTCGCGGCTTCACCCTCTCGCTCCGGCTCCAGAAGGGCTACTTGCCCAACGGCGAAGGCCCCTTCGAGTTCTCCGGCGACCGCTTCGAGTTACGCGACGTCCCGCCCGACCCCGTGAAGTTGACGGCGCGCACGGTGGATGGCTCCATCGGCGAGACCACGGCTTCTCCCTCCACGGGCGCGGTGCTCGAAGTGGACATTCCCCTGGAGGCCTCCGGCACCGTTCGGGGCCGGGTGGTGGACGCGGCCACGAAGACGCCCGTCTCTGGCGCGTTCGTCTTCATCGAGGGGGAGGAGCCCTTGATGGAGCACATCTCCAACGCGGAGGGCCGCTTCTCCCTCGGCGGGGTGCGCGCGGGCGAACGCGTCCTCCTCATCCTGGGCGGCCCTTCGCAGGGGCGTCTGCGCCGGCCGTTGAAGATGAAGGACGGTGACGTGCTGGACCTGGGCGACGTGGCCATGGAGGTGACGCCGCCCACCCAGGATGCATCCGCGCCGTGA